In the genome of Desulfuromonas acetexigens, one region contains:
- a CDS encoding trypsin-like peptidase domain-containing protein, which translates to MIFRRIGCGLILLLLSLFWGGNAVAAERRTPVVAAVEKAGPAVVNIRTEKLVRRGGTPFFGFSDPLFEQFFRELASPRTYKTQSLGTGVIIDAQGLVLTNAHVIEKASKIFVALTTGGRELEAELVGQDHQLDLAVLRILGAGPFPALKPARSDDLLVGETVIAIGNPLGLGHSITTGVISSTRRRMSTENNEFGLFIQMDALVNPGNSGGPLININGDLIGINTAIIQQAQGIGFSIPIDTAKRVLDDLIEFGRVRPAFTGILPGEVGQAFSNSLGAGGVLVHGVEPGSPAEKAGLRIADVLLTIDDDAIGTTDEYRSLLRTYTPGDPLRLGILRGAEPLALTLKLAEIPAGYAVDYAERVFGLRLADSRQGLRVQGVSAGSKAEEIGIRPGDFVTEVAGVRLSSVDEFSRLMERLYGRQPLRFLVVRGGRGYYVEL; encoded by the coding sequence ATGATCTTTCGGCGCATCGGCTGCGGTTTGATTCTTCTTTTGTTGAGTCTTTTCTGGGGTGGAAATGCCGTCGCTGCGGAGCGGCGCACCCCGGTCGTCGCGGCGGTGGAAAAAGCCGGACCGGCCGTGGTCAACATCCGCACCGAGAAGCTGGTTCGGCGCGGCGGAACGCCCTTCTTCGGCTTCTCTGATCCCCTGTTCGAGCAGTTTTTTCGGGAACTCGCTTCGCCACGCACGTACAAGACCCAGTCCCTTGGCACCGGGGTGATCATCGATGCGCAAGGGCTGGTGCTGACCAACGCCCATGTTATCGAAAAGGCCTCGAAAATTTTTGTGGCCCTGACCACCGGCGGCCGCGAACTGGAGGCGGAACTGGTCGGCCAGGATCATCAGCTCGATCTGGCGGTACTGCGCATTCTCGGCGCCGGACCCTTCCCCGCGCTGAAACCGGCCCGCTCCGACGATCTGCTGGTGGGGGAGACGGTCATCGCCATCGGCAACCCCCTGGGGCTCGGCCATTCCATCACCACCGGCGTCATCAGCTCGACCCGGCGCCGCATGTCCACCGAAAATAACGAATTCGGGCTTTTTATCCAGATGGATGCGCTGGTCAACCCTGGTAACTCCGGGGGGCCGCTGATCAACATCAACGGTGATCTCATCGGCATCAACACGGCGATCATCCAGCAGGCTCAGGGAATCGGCTTCTCCATCCCCATCGACACGGCCAAGCGGGTACTCGACGACCTCATCGAGTTCGGCCGGGTGCGCCCGGCCTTTACCGGCATTCTTCCCGGTGAAGTGGGGCAGGCGTTCAGCAACAGCCTCGGGGCGGGCGGGGTGCTGGTTCACGGCGTCGAGCCCGGCTCTCCGGCGGAAAAGGCCGGGTTGCGGATTGCCGATGTGCTGCTCACCATCGACGATGATGCCATCGGCACCACCGATGAATATCGCTCTCTGCTGCGTACCTATACCCCCGGTGACCCTCTGCGCCTGGGGATTTTGCGTGGCGCTGAGCCTTTGGCGCTGACGTTGAAGCTGGCCGAAATTCCCGCAGGCTATGCCGTCGATTATGCCGAGCGCGTTTTCGGCCTGCGCCTGGCCGACAGCCGCCAGGGATTGCGGGTGCAAGGGGTGAGTGCCGGGAGCAAGGCGGAAGAGATCGGTATCCGCCCCGGCGACTTCGTCACCGAGGTGGCCGGGGTGAGGCTCTCCTCGGTCGATGAGTTCAGTCGCCTGATGGAACGCCTCTATGGCCGGCAGCCTCTGCGTTTTCTGGTGGTGCGGGGCGGCCGCGGGTATTATGTGGAGTTGTAG
- a CDS encoding AEC family transporter, with translation MPLFIDILNIVLPVFLVIALGYGLKRLNLIDQAFLLQTNRLVYYVCLPLLLFYKIGAADFLANFNGALVLGSAAAIAIGFFVSYAYAALRRYPPEARGAFSQGAFRGNLAYMGLAIVFNAYGETGLTRAGILMGFLVPVLNFFAILALLWPHRHEEKRGSVFWIRQILFNPLILASFAGILWSFLALPMPVVFERALDISTRMTLPLALIAIGGGFSLERLKGDLVRAAFATGIKLVWLPLLATLILIALGVGGQDLAIGILMAGTPAATATYIMAHQLKGDAELAGSIVMMSTLLSALTYTLALFILRTQGL, from the coding sequence ATGCCTCTTTTTATCGACATCCTGAATATCGTTCTGCCGGTCTTTCTGGTCATCGCCCTCGGCTACGGCCTCAAGCGGTTGAACCTGATCGATCAGGCCTTTTTGCTGCAGACCAACCGTCTCGTTTACTACGTCTGTCTGCCTCTTTTACTTTTTTACAAGATCGGCGCCGCCGATTTTCTTGCCAACTTCAACGGTGCCCTGGTGCTCGGTTCGGCCGCCGCCATCGCCATCGGCTTTTTCGTTTCCTATGCCTACGCCGCCCTCCGGCGCTATCCCCCGGAAGCGCGCGGGGCCTTCAGTCAGGGCGCCTTTCGCGGCAATCTCGCCTACATGGGGCTGGCCATTGTCTTCAACGCCTACGGCGAAACCGGACTCACCCGCGCCGGTATTCTCATGGGCTTTCTCGTCCCGGTCCTCAACTTCTTCGCTATCCTCGCCCTGCTCTGGCCGCACCGGCACGAGGAGAAACGGGGCAGCGTTTTCTGGATCCGCCAGATCCTCTTCAACCCCCTCATTCTCGCCTCCTTCGCCGGTATTCTCTGGAGCTTTCTCGCCCTGCCCATGCCGGTCGTTTTCGAGCGTGCCCTGGATATCAGCACCCGCATGACCCTGCCCTTGGCGCTCATTGCTATCGGCGGCGGCTTCAGCCTGGAACGGCTCAAAGGGGATCTGGTGCGGGCCGCTTTCGCCACCGGCATCAAGCTCGTCTGGCTTCCCCTGCTCGCCACCCTCATCCTCATCGCTCTCGGCGTCGGCGGCCAGGATCTGGCCATCGGCATCCTCATGGCCGGCACCCCCGCCGCCACCGCCACTTACATCATGGCCCATCAACTCAAAGGAGACGCCGAACTCGCCGGCTCCATCGTCATGATGTCGACCCTCCTCTCCGCCCTCACCTACACCCTCGCCCTCTTTATCCTCCGCACCCAGGGGCTCTGA
- a CDS encoding pyruvate carboxylase has product MEVRKFKKVMAANRGEIAIRIFRACTELGIKTVAIYSEEDKLTLHRYKADEAYLIGRGKGPIDAYLGIDEIIDLARKKEVDAIHPGYGFLSENPEFAEACERAGISFIGPTAEIQRQLGDKVAARKVAVSAGVPVVPGTEKPVTSEEEALIFAKSCGYPVIVKAAAGGGGRGMRVAYNQKELLEGLKSAASEAKAAFGNASVFLEKYLEKPKHIEVQIMGDKHGNIVHYFERDCSIQRRHQKVIELAPSPSLSPEKREEVCAMAMKIAGSVGYINAGTVEFLMDKEQNFYFIETNPRIQVEHTVTEAVTGRNLVQTQILVAEGHKLSDPEIGVGSQADIELRGHAIQCRVTTEDPANNFAPDFGTLKVYRSPAGFGVRLDAGNAYSGSRIAPHYDSLLVKITTWGLNFHTAARSMHRALQEFRIRGVKTNIGFLENVITHKIFLDGLCDTSYLDENPELFKIREKKDRANKLLKFMGHTVVNGYPGIKQPLRSTDLREADIPDIPYNAVRPRGSRDILLEKGPEGLAQWALKERKLLITDTTMRDAHQSLMATRFRTYDLERIAEATSYLGGGLFSLEMWGGATFDVSMRFLKEDPWERLDRLRTKIPNILFQMLLRGSNAVGYTNYPDNVVEEFVAKAAESGIDVFRVFDSLNWTKGMKVAMDAVRKNNAICEAAMCYTGDILDPKRDKYPLKYYVDLAKELESMGAHILAIKDMAGLLKPFAAEKLIRALKNEVGIPIHLHTHDTSSNGGAMLMMAAQAGVDIVDVALSSVSGLTAQPNMNALLSALEGTIWDPRLDQQGIQQLANYWETVRTYYAPFESELRSGTAQVYHHEIPGGQYSNYKPQVEGLGLGHRWEECKEMYRKVNDMFGDVIKVTPSSKIVGDMAMFMIQNNLEPEDVFARGMDYTFPQGVIDFFKGMIGQPVGGFPPELQRIILKDEKPLTCRPGELLEPVDFAAKKAEVEKKLGHPISEREVLSAVLYPGVFETFDRERQEYSDLSKVPTPVFFYGLEVGDETTFEIESGKTLIIKLNAVGNLHPDGTRHIYFELNGEPRQVMVKDLAVESDVAEHRKADPDDAKQVGAPMPGKIFKLLVNVGDEVKAGETLLSTEAMKMETNVKAKEDGVVKEVLFKEGDQVQQGDLLVILC; this is encoded by the coding sequence ATGGAAGTACGCAAGTTCAAGAAGGTCATGGCCGCCAACCGGGGCGAAATCGCGATTCGCATTTTTCGCGCTTGTACCGAGCTGGGTATCAAGACGGTGGCCATTTATTCAGAAGAGGACAAGCTCACTCTGCACCGTTACAAGGCCGATGAAGCCTACCTGATCGGTCGGGGCAAGGGTCCTATCGATGCCTATTTGGGCATCGATGAGATTATCGACCTGGCCCGCAAGAAGGAAGTGGACGCCATCCATCCCGGCTACGGCTTTCTTTCGGAAAATCCTGAATTCGCCGAGGCCTGCGAGCGGGCCGGCATTTCTTTCATCGGCCCCACCGCCGAGATTCAGCGGCAACTCGGCGACAAGGTGGCGGCCCGCAAGGTGGCCGTGTCCGCCGGGGTGCCGGTGGTTCCCGGTACCGAGAAGCCGGTGACCAGTGAAGAAGAAGCCCTGATCTTCGCCAAATCCTGCGGTTACCCGGTGATCGTCAAGGCCGCCGCCGGCGGCGGCGGGCGCGGTATGCGCGTTGCCTACAACCAGAAGGAGCTGCTCGAAGGTCTCAAGTCGGCGGCTTCCGAGGCCAAGGCGGCTTTCGGCAACGCTTCGGTTTTTCTGGAAAAATATCTGGAAAAGCCCAAGCACATCGAAGTGCAGATCATGGGCGACAAGCACGGCAACATCGTCCACTACTTCGAGCGTGACTGCTCCATCCAGCGTCGCCATCAGAAGGTCATCGAGCTGGCCCCCTCGCCGAGTCTCTCTCCCGAGAAGCGTGAGGAAGTCTGTGCCATGGCTATGAAGATCGCCGGCAGCGTCGGTTACATCAATGCCGGCACGGTCGAATTCTTGATGGATAAGGAGCAGAATTTTTATTTCATCGAGACCAATCCGCGCATCCAGGTGGAACATACGGTCACCGAGGCGGTCACCGGGCGCAATCTGGTGCAGACCCAGATCCTCGTGGCTGAGGGGCATAAGCTCTCCGATCCGGAGATCGGTGTCGGCAGCCAGGCCGATATCGAACTGCGCGGCCACGCCATCCAGTGCCGGGTCACCACCGAGGATCCGGCCAACAATTTCGCCCCCGATTTCGGCACCCTCAAGGTCTATCGCAGCCCCGCCGGTTTCGGCGTGCGCCTCGACGCCGGCAATGCCTACTCGGGTTCGCGCATTGCCCCTCACTACGATTCGCTGCTGGTGAAGATCACCACCTGGGGACTGAACTTCCACACGGCAGCCCGCTCCATGCATCGCGCCCTGCAGGAGTTCCGTATCCGCGGGGTGAAGACCAATATCGGCTTTCTGGAAAATGTCATCACCCACAAAATTTTCCTCGACGGCCTGTGCGATACCTCCTATCTCGACGAAAATCCGGAACTTTTCAAAATTCGTGAGAAGAAGGACCGCGCCAACAAACTGCTCAAGTTCATGGGACATACGGTGGTCAACGGCTATCCCGGCATCAAGCAGCCGCTCCGTTCCACCGATCTGCGCGAGGCCGATATTCCCGATATCCCCTACAACGCCGTGCGCCCCCGGGGGAGTCGCGACATCCTGCTGGAAAAAGGGCCGGAGGGGCTGGCCCAGTGGGCGCTCAAGGAGCGCAAGCTGCTCATTACCGATACGACCATGCGTGACGCCCATCAGTCGCTGATGGCGACCCGCTTCCGCACCTACGATCTGGAGCGCATCGCCGAAGCCACCAGCTATCTCGGCGGCGGGCTCTTCTCTCTGGAGATGTGGGGGGGCGCCACCTTCGACGTTTCCATGCGCTTTCTCAAGGAAGATCCCTGGGAGCGCCTTGACCGCCTGCGCACCAAGATTCCCAACATCCTCTTCCAGATGCTGCTGCGCGGCTCCAACGCCGTCGGCTATACCAACTACCCTGATAACGTCGTCGAGGAGTTCGTCGCCAAGGCGGCGGAGAGCGGCATCGACGTCTTCCGTGTCTTCGACTCCCTGAACTGGACCAAGGGGATGAAGGTGGCCATGGACGCGGTGCGCAAGAATAACGCCATCTGCGAGGCGGCCATGTGCTACACCGGGGATATCCTTGATCCCAAGCGGGACAAGTATCCCCTCAAGTACTACGTCGATCTGGCCAAGGAGCTGGAGTCGATGGGCGCTCACATCCTGGCGATCAAGGATATGGCCGGCCTGCTCAAGCCTTTCGCCGCCGAGAAACTGATTCGCGCCCTGAAGAACGAAGTCGGTATTCCCATCCATCTGCACACCCACGATACCTCCAGCAATGGCGGGGCGATGCTGATGATGGCCGCCCAGGCTGGGGTCGACATCGTCGATGTGGCGCTCTCCTCGGTTTCGGGTCTGACCGCCCAGCCGAACATGAACGCCCTGCTCTCCGCCCTGGAAGGGACGATCTGGGATCCCCGTCTCGACCAGCAGGGGATTCAGCAACTGGCCAACTACTGGGAGACGGTACGGACCTACTACGCCCCCTTCGAGTCGGAGCTGCGCAGCGGCACCGCCCAGGTCTATCATCACGAAATCCCCGGCGGCCAGTACTCCAACTACAAGCCGCAGGTCGAAGGCCTGGGACTCGGGCACCGCTGGGAAGAGTGCAAGGAGATGTACCGCAAGGTCAACGACATGTTCGGCGATGTGATCAAGGTCACGCCCTCGTCGAAAATTGTCGGTGACATGGCCATGTTCATGATCCAGAACAACCTGGAGCCGGAGGATGTTTTCGCGCGGGGGATGGACTATACCTTCCCGCAGGGGGTCATCGACTTCTTCAAGGGGATGATCGGCCAGCCGGTGGGCGGTTTTCCGCCGGAGTTGCAGAGGATCATTCTCAAGGACGAAAAGCCCCTGACCTGCCGCCCCGGCGAACTGCTGGAGCCGGTCGATTTCGCCGCCAAAAAGGCTGAAGTGGAGAAAAAGCTCGGCCATCCGATCAGCGAGCGGGAAGTGCTCTCGGCGGTTCTCTATCCCGGCGTCTTCGAAACGTTTGATCGCGAGCGTCAGGAATACAGCGATCTCTCCAAGGTACCGACGCCGGTCTTCTTCTACGGGCTGGAAGTCGGGGATGAAACGACCTTCGAGATCGAGTCGGGCAAGACCTTGATCATCAAGCTCAACGCCGTTGGCAATCTGCATCCCGACGGCACCCGCCACATCTACTTCGAACTCAACGGCGAGCCCCGTCAGGTGATGGTCAAGGATCTCGCTGTCGAATCCGATGTCGCCGAGCACCGCAAGGCCGATCCCGACGACGCCAAGCAGGTCGGCGCGCCGATGCCGGGCAAGATCTTCAAGCTGCTGGTGAATGTCGGCGACGAGGTCAAAGCCGGCGAGACCCTCCTTTCCACCGAGGCGATGAAGATGGAGACCAACGTCAAGGCCAAGGAAGACGGTGTGGTCAAGGAAGTCCTCTTCAAGGAGGGGGATCAGGTGCAGCAGGGCGATCTGCTCGTGATTCTGTGTTGA
- a CDS encoding GspE/PulE family protein yields the protein MSKKLIIKFLNGSECQGHLFQPFDPEGAGVEIFRPGEDRPISYPFEAICFVKLFDDPDQDVRVNSVIEDLRTATGEAFRLLVNREERFSKGVFAYPEAPGADFSRIFFTRRGLNIKRLDRPLGEVLLQQGAVDENTLHSALEFQEQLRRRRLGELLREQNNLTQETVETALTNAEKAGRCPPRYRVGDILIDAGLVTRKQVEEVRARQDSEKHKRLGTIMVERGWISEDQLLNALARKFGLRVIDLDDIQIAPEVMRLISRELVERMQVLPIEATEHRLVVATSTPTDPTIGENLHFATNRRIELVVASPRKIEERINQLFYESDEKIEELIQDLDGLDVEVVEEKEQDRITETDSKVINLVNKILLDGFRKGVSDIHFEPEMGQLPLIVRYRKDGECFTAHKIAALYKAAIISRIKIIARLDIAERRRPQSGKILLKQGKERIEYRVEITPTIGGQEDAVLRILNASRILSLEQLGVSQRNHDRFRALIKKPYGIILCVGPTGSGKTTTLHSAIAEINTGNRKIWTAEDPVEITQRGLRQVQVNTKIGFTFEEALRSFLRADPDVIMIGEMRDVITAKAAIAASLTGHLVFSTLHTNNAPETIVRLIEMGEDPINFADAMLGIIAQRLVRRLCTQCKVPYHPNPEEYEQLVESYGREYFERHGMPAYDDKLLLQRAKGCPACDGFGYSGRIAIQELLVNSPAVRLAIRQRSGADIIEQVARDEGMVTLRQDGIEKVFHGITDFNQVNMVCL from the coding sequence GTGTCAAAAAAACTGATCATCAAATTCCTCAACGGCAGCGAATGCCAGGGACATCTCTTTCAGCCCTTCGACCCGGAAGGGGCCGGCGTGGAAATTTTTCGCCCTGGTGAAGACCGCCCGATCTCTTATCCCTTTGAAGCGATCTGCTTCGTCAAACTCTTTGACGACCCCGACCAAGATGTGCGCGTCAACAGCGTGATCGAGGATCTGCGTACCGCCACCGGCGAAGCCTTCCGCCTGCTGGTCAACCGGGAAGAGCGTTTCAGCAAGGGGGTCTTCGCCTACCCGGAAGCGCCCGGGGCGGACTTCAGCCGCATCTTCTTCACCCGGCGGGGTCTCAATATCAAACGCCTGGATCGCCCCCTCGGCGAGGTGCTGCTCCAGCAGGGAGCGGTGGATGAAAACACCCTGCACTCCGCCCTTGAATTTCAGGAACAGTTGCGTAGACGTCGCCTCGGAGAATTGCTCCGCGAGCAGAACAATCTCACCCAGGAGACGGTCGAAACCGCCCTGACCAACGCCGAAAAGGCCGGACGCTGCCCCCCTCGCTATCGCGTTGGCGACATTCTCATCGACGCTGGCCTGGTGACGCGCAAGCAGGTGGAGGAAGTTCGTGCCCGTCAAGACTCGGAAAAACACAAGCGTCTTGGCACGATCATGGTCGAACGGGGCTGGATCAGTGAGGATCAACTCCTGAACGCCCTGGCGCGGAAGTTCGGGCTGCGAGTCATCGATCTCGACGACATCCAGATTGCCCCCGAGGTGATGCGCCTCATTTCACGCGAACTCGTCGAACGCATGCAAGTGCTCCCGATCGAAGCGACGGAGCATCGCCTGGTGGTGGCGACCTCCACCCCGACCGATCCCACTATCGGCGAGAACCTCCATTTCGCCACCAACCGGCGCATCGAGCTGGTGGTTGCCAGTCCGCGCAAGATCGAGGAGCGCATCAACCAGCTCTTCTACGAATCGGATGAAAAGATCGAGGAGCTGATTCAGGATCTGGACGGGCTGGATGTGGAGGTGGTGGAGGAAAAGGAGCAGGACCGCATCACCGAAACGGACTCCAAGGTCATCAACCTGGTCAATAAGATTCTCCTCGACGGTTTTCGCAAAGGGGTTTCCGATATCCATTTCGAACCGGAGATGGGTCAGCTCCCCCTGATCGTTCGTTACCGCAAGGACGGCGAGTGCTTCACCGCGCACAAGATCGCCGCCCTGTACAAGGCAGCGATCATCAGCCGTATCAAGATTATCGCCCGGCTCGATATCGCCGAACGGCGACGGCCGCAATCGGGGAAAATCCTGCTCAAGCAAGGGAAGGAACGGATCGAATACCGGGTCGAGATCACCCCGACCATCGGTGGCCAGGAAGACGCGGTGCTGCGGATTCTCAACGCCTCGCGCATTCTCTCCCTGGAACAGCTCGGGGTTTCGCAACGCAACCATGACCGCTTTCGCGCCCTGATCAAGAAACCCTACGGCATCATCCTCTGCGTCGGCCCGACCGGCTCGGGGAAAACGACCACGTTGCACTCGGCCATCGCCGAGATCAACACCGGCAACCGCAAGATCTGGACGGCCGAGGATCCGGTGGAAATTACCCAGCGCGGCCTGCGCCAGGTGCAGGTCAACACCAAGATCGGCTTCACCTTCGAGGAGGCGCTGCGCTCCTTCCTGCGCGCCGATCCCGACGTCATCATGATCGGCGAGATGCGCGACGTGATCACCGCCAAGGCCGCCATCGCCGCCTCGCTGACCGGGCATCTGGTCTTTTCCACCCTGCACACCAACAACGCCCCGGAAACGATCGTCCGGCTCATCGAAATGGGAGAAGATCCCATCAACTTTGCCGACGCCATGCTCGGCATCATCGCCCAGCGCCTGGTGCGCCGCCTGTGCACTCAGTGTAAGGTGCCCTATCACCCCAACCCTGAGGAATACGAGCAGCTGGTGGAATCCTACGGGCGGGAATATTTCGAACGCCACGGCATGCCCGCCTACGACGACAAGTTGCTGCTGCAGCGGGCCAAGGGCTGCCCGGCCTGCGACGGTTTCGGCTACAGCGGACGTATCGCCATCCAGGAGCTGCTGGTCAACTCCCCCGCCGTCCGCCTCGCCATCCGTCAGCGCTCGGGGGCGGACATCATCGAGCAGGTGGCCCGTGACGAAGGGATGGTGACCCTGCGCCAGGACGGCATCGAAAAGGTCTTCCACGGCATCACCGACTTCAACCAGGTCAATATGGTCTGCCTCTGA
- a CDS encoding sigma-54-dependent transcriptional regulator, whose protein sequence is MPRPTILLIDDDQSLRRVTEFTLHEAGYRVLTAADGGEGLRLFAQENPALVITDIQMPGLSGYEVLKKIKELSPAALVIVITAYGTVEKAVEAMKLGAYDYLTKPFSRDELTLTVGKALAYDGLREENRKLREELSDKADFSRLVGISESMREVFALVRKVAASEATVLIGGESGTGKELVARAIHSGSERQTGPFVAVNCAAIPRDLLESELFGHARGAFTGAIKERKGKFEQAEGGTLFLDEVGELPLDLQPKLLRALQEREIEPVGGTARRIDVRLVAATNRDLEAALGDGSFREDLYYRLAVIPLHLPPLRERRDDIPLLVRHFLDKHGKNPPVVCSEAALEALADYDWPGNVRELENAVERMLILRRGAGIELDDLPPKIRRPRPSVAVPVAGVLNLPEEGYPLEELEKEAVFEALRRNDWNQTRAAAFLRIPRHTLLYRMEKYEIRKP, encoded by the coding sequence GTGCCCCGTCCCACCATCCTCCTCATCGACGACGATCAATCCCTGCGCCGGGTCACGGAATTCACCCTGCACGAGGCGGGCTACCGGGTGCTGACCGCCGCCGACGGCGGCGAGGGGTTGCGCCTCTTCGCGCAGGAAAATCCCGCTCTGGTCATCACCGACATCCAGATGCCGGGGCTTTCGGGCTACGAGGTGCTGAAAAAGATCAAGGAGCTCTCGCCGGCGGCGCTGGTCATCGTCATCACCGCCTACGGCACGGTGGAGAAGGCGGTCGAGGCGATGAAGCTTGGCGCTTACGACTATCTGACCAAACCCTTCAGCCGCGACGAGCTGACCCTGACCGTCGGCAAGGCTCTGGCCTACGACGGGCTGCGCGAAGAAAACCGCAAGCTGCGCGAAGAGTTGTCAGACAAGGCCGATTTTTCCCGGCTGGTGGGGATCTCCGAGAGCATGCGCGAAGTCTTCGCGCTGGTGCGCAAGGTGGCGGCGAGCGAGGCGACGGTCCTCATCGGCGGCGAAAGCGGCACCGGCAAGGAGCTGGTCGCCCGCGCGATTCATTCAGGGAGCGAGCGGCAGACTGGTCCCTTCGTGGCGGTGAACTGCGCGGCCATTCCCCGCGATCTGCTCGAAAGCGAACTCTTTGGCCACGCCCGCGGCGCCTTTACTGGCGCGATCAAGGAGCGCAAAGGGAAGTTCGAGCAGGCGGAAGGGGGGACGCTCTTTCTCGATGAAGTGGGGGAACTCCCCCTGGATTTGCAGCCCAAGCTCCTGCGCGCCCTGCAGGAACGGGAGATCGAACCGGTCGGGGGGACGGCGCGCAGAATCGACGTCCGCCTGGTGGCGGCGACCAACCGCGATCTGGAAGCGGCCCTGGGGGACGGGAGTTTCCGCGAGGATCTCTATTACCGGCTGGCCGTCATCCCTTTGCATTTGCCACCGCTGCGCGAGCGTCGTGACGATATCCCCCTGCTGGTCCGGCATTTTCTCGACAAGCACGGAAAAAATCCGCCGGTGGTCTGCTCTGAAGCGGCGCTGGAAGCGCTGGCCGACTACGACTGGCCGGGCAACGTGCGGGAGCTGGAAAATGCCGTCGAGCGCATGTTGATCCTCCGTCGGGGTGCAGGCATTGAGCTGGACGACCTGCCACCGAAGATCCGGCGCCCGCGGCCGTCGGTCGCCGTTCCCGTCGCCGGGGTGCTGAATCTCCCCGAGGAGGGCTACCCTCTGGAGGAACTGGAGAAGGAGGCGGTCTTCGAGGCCCTGCGGCGCAACGACTGGAACCAGACCCGCGCCGCCGCCTTTCTGCGGATTCCTCGCCATACCCTGCTCTACCGCATGGAAAAATACGAGATTCGCAAACCCTGA
- a CDS encoding two-component system sensor histidine kinase NtrB, which produces MDRIHFLRLGILVLLAGGTTAFHYLTPIDLPEYHDIYRRAYYVPIILGGLWYSLRGGVITAIAISILYAPHVVFQWGHHPQVPFGQYLEILLYNLIGFLTGFLSQRGNRERVRAEKALHRLEESYDKLRRQADMILEIEDQLRRADRLSALGELSAGMAHEIRNPLASIRGTAEILQDAIDPADRRHEFAGILIKEVDRLNRVVRDFLDFARPAAPRREPFDLLAALREVLLLTRRQTDKNRVRIELVGEGRVELAGDREQFKQAFLNLILNALQSMPGGGTLTISLESAPEEIRLRFADTGQGIPPESLDKVFNPFFTTRSEGTGLGLAITHRIVQGHGGRIEVASSPGAGTAFTLHLPRPTHS; this is translated from the coding sequence ATGGACCGTATTCATTTTCTACGCCTGGGCATTCTGGTTCTGCTGGCGGGGGGCACTACCGCCTTCCACTATCTGACCCCTATCGACCTGCCGGAATATCACGACATCTACCGCCGCGCCTATTATGTGCCGATCATCCTCGGCGGGCTCTGGTACTCGTTGCGCGGTGGGGTGATCACGGCCATCGCCATTTCCATTCTCTACGCGCCCCATGTGGTCTTTCAATGGGGACACCACCCGCAGGTGCCCTTCGGCCAGTATCTGGAAATTTTGCTTTATAATCTCATCGGTTTTCTCACCGGCTTTCTCAGCCAGCGGGGGAACCGGGAGCGGGTACGGGCGGAAAAGGCCCTGCATCGCCTGGAAGAAAGTTATGACAAGCTGCGCCGTCAGGCGGACATGATTCTGGAAATCGAGGATCAACTCCGTCGCGCCGACCGCCTTTCCGCCCTCGGCGAACTTTCGGCGGGGATGGCCCACGAGATCCGCAACCCCCTGGCCTCCATTCGCGGCACGGCGGAGATCCTCCAGGACGCCATCGACCCGGCGGACCGCCGTCACGAATTCGCCGGCATCCTCATCAAGGAAGTCGACCGGCTCAACCGGGTGGTCCGGGATTTTCTCGATTTCGCTCGCCCCGCCGCGCCCCGGCGCGAGCCCTTCGATCTGCTCGCGGCGCTGCGCGAGGTGCTCCTTTTAACCCGGCGACAGACGGATAAAAACCGGGTGCGGATCGAGCTCGTCGGGGAAGGTCGGGTCGAACTGGCCGGCGACCGCGAACAGTTCAAGCAGGCCTTTCTCAATCTGATTCTCAACGCCCTGCAATCGATGCCCGGAGGCGGGACGTTGACGATTTCGCTGGAGTCCGCGCCGGAGGAAATCCGCCTGCGTTTTGCCGATACCGGTCAGGGGATTCCCCCCGAGAGTCTGGATAAGGTCTTTAATCCCTTTTTCACCACCCGTTCCGAAGGGACCGGCCTCGGCCTGGCGATTACCCACCGCATCGTTCAGGGGCACGGCGGACGCATCGAGGTCGCCAGCTCCCCAGGCGCGGGAACCGCCTTTACCCTGCATCTGCCCCGACCGACTCATTCGTAG